A stretch of the Magnolia sinica isolate HGM2019 unplaced genomic scaffold, MsV1 ctg129, whole genome shotgun sequence genome encodes the following:
- the LOC131236033 gene encoding disease resistance protein RPM1-like gives MAESVAGFLLEKLSALLTQEASLLWGVRTEVKEINLELENMRAFLRDADRRKDSNEGLRTWVGQVRDATYEVEDIIDEFVYRMDRPQRGGFRGFPLNTITLLRNTRYRHRFATELQDLKRRIAAISMRKDQYNLINTEDGSSSQDANERWKHRGETALYEDDDEIVGLQERIDQIVLWLTEKEPRLTVISVVGMGGLGKTTLVAKACKHHMVKKHFECCVWVTVSQFYNVEGLLKSVITDLFKKNKLEVPSNVGSMDRHQLVEMVRDSLDTKRYLVVLDDVWNVGAWTDLNIAFPRNRCGSRIMLTTRNQNVASALGDGNRPFPLERLQEKEAWVLFSKKAFWKEPCPPELQHLAQKIVEKCGGLPLAIVSLGSLLSWKDKTALEWNRVYGNLSWQLTNDQMLERVKHILLLSFYDLPYHLKHCFLYCCMFPEDYLIHRKQLIRLWVAEGFVKTGKITMEEAAEGYLKELIHRNILQVVETNGFGRLRACRMHDIMREVALSISDEEKFCMTYDELQAMQNGKVRRMSIYSSGEINHSNTGMTHLRSLMVFDGNMSFSSSLNTMASSFRLLRVLNLRGILIESIPDEVTNMFNLRYLNLSETNVRELPVSLWKLQNLQTLDVRNTKLERLPSGIVKLQKLRHLYIYRITDKFYDDFDCFSSIQVPITICNLTSLQTLRVIENVEGELVRKVGNLTQLRSLSISKVREIDGAELCNSIRKMKHLLKLSVTANAEEETLQLEALSPNPPPLLQKLSLNGRLEKVPRWLSSLVNLAHLSLTWSKLREDPLPSLQALPNLISLFLRRAYEGQQLCFRDGSFTKLSILSLRDIKHLNQIVIEKGALASIQELLLINCGELKTLPEGIEYLTGLQELALLEMPTELTDRLTQKDGSEEYRSKVGHIPIILHGQRTEAEGLVMEPLN, from the coding sequence ATGGCGGAGAGTGTTGCTGGATTCTTGCTTGAAAAGCTAAGTGCCCTTCTGACTCAAGAAGCATCCCTACTATGGGGAGTACGGACTGAAGTAAAAGAAATCAACCTCGAACTTGAAAACATGCGAGCCTTCTTAAGGGATGCTGATAGAAGAAAGGATAGCAATGAAGGATTGAGAACCTGGGTGGGGCAAGTAAGAGATGCTACATATGAAGTGGAGGACATCATCGATGAGTTCGTGTATCGCATGGACAGGCCACAACGAGGTGGATTCAGGGGTTTTCCCCTTAATACCATCACTCTCCTTAGGAATACCCGCTACAGGCACCGTTTTGCCACTGAACTGCAAGATCTGAAGAGACGTATTGCAGCCATTTCAATGAGAAAAGATCAATATAATCTTATTAATACAGAAGATGGATCAAGCTCACAGGATGCTAATGAAAGATGGAAACATCGAGGAGAAACTGCTCTTTATGAAGACGATGATGAAATTGTAGGGCTCCAAGAAAGAATAGATCAAATAGTTTTATGGTTGACAGAGAAAGAACCAAGACTTACTGTTATTTCTGTGGTGGGCATGGGTGGTCTGGGCAAGACCACTCTTGTGGCGAAAGCTTGCAAGCATCACATGGTAAAGAAGCATTTCGAATGCTGTGTTTGGGTTACTGTCTCACAGTTTTACAATGTGGAAGGACTTCTAAAAAGTGTGATAACTGATctgttcaagaaaaacaaactTGAGGTTCCGAGCAATGTTGGCAGCATGGATCGACACCAACTAGTGGAGATGGTGCGTGATTCTTTGGACACAAAGAGGTACCTTGTGGTCTTAGACGACGTATGGAATGTAGGTGCATGGACAGATCTTAATATTGCCTTTCCACGAAATAGATGTGGAAGTAGGATAATGCTTACTACTCGAAATCAGAATGTAGCCTCTGCATTAGGGGATGGAAACCGTCCATTTCCACTCGAGCGTCTTCAAGAGAAAGAGGCTTGGGTACTCTTCAGTAAGAAGGCGTTTTGGAAGGAACCCTGTCCTCCAGAGTTGCAGCATTTGGCACAAAAAATTGTAGAAAAGTGTGGAGGCTTGCCACTCGCAATTGTTTCTTTGGGCAGCCTCTTATCATGGAAAGACAAGACAGCGTTGGAGTGGAATCGAGTCTACGGAAACCTGAGCTGGCAGTTGACAAATGATCAAATGCTTGAAAGAGTAAAGCACATCTTGTTGCTTAGCTTCTATGATCTACCTTACCATCTTAAGCATTGTTTCTTGTATTGTTGCATGTTTCCGGAAGATTATTTAATTCATCGCAAGCAGCTGATTAGGTTGTGGGTGGCAGAGGGTTTTGTGAAGACAGGTAAAATTACAATGGAGGAGGCGGCAGAAGGCTACCTGAAGGAGCTCATCCATCGAAACATACTTCAGGTTGTTGAAACGAATGGTTTTGGAAGGTTGAGAGCTTGTCGAATGCACGATATTATGCGTGAAGTGGCATTATCCATAAGTGACGAAGAAAAGTTCTGCATGACATACGATGAGCTGCAAGCAATGCAAAATGGCAAAGTCCGCCGCATGTCAATCTACAGTAGTGGCGAAATTAATCATTCGAACACAGGTATGACACATCTTCGTTCCCTCATGGTGTTTGATGGAAACATGTCGTTTTCATCTTCTTTAAATACGATGGCATCAAGCTTTAGATTGCTGAGGGTCTTAAATCTAAGAGGGATTCTTATTGAAAGCATACCAGATGAAGTGACTAACATGTTCAATTTACGGTATctaaacttaagtgaaactaATGTTAGGGAGCTTCCCGTATCTTTATGGAAGCTACAGAACCTTCAAACACTGGACGTCAGGAATACGAAGCTAGAGAGGCTACCCAGTGGGATTGTGAAGCTACAGAAACTACGACACCTGTATATATATCGAATTACTGACAAGTTCTatgatgattttgattgcttCAGTAGCATCCAAGTTCCTATAACAATATGTAATTTAACAAGTTTACAGACTCTACGCGTTATCGAAAACGTAGAAGGGGAGCTTGTTAGAAAAGTTGGGAACTTAACCCAACTGAGAAGTCTCAGCATTTCTAAGGTCAGAGAAATCGATGGAGCTGAGTTGTGCAATTCAATCCGAAAGATGAAACACCTTCTGAAGTTGAGTGTGACTGCAAATGCAGAGGAAGAAACACTTCAATTGGAAGCACTCTCTCCTAACCCTCCCCCGCTTCTTCAGAAGCTTTCCCTGAACGGGCGTTTGGAGAAGGTGCCTCGATGGCTTAGCTCCCTTGTGAACCTCGCCCATTTGTCGTTGACTTGGTCAAAGCTGAGAGAAGATCCTCTTCCATCACTCCAAGCATTGCCCAATCTGATATCCCTTTTCCTTCGGAGGGCCTATGAAGGGCAGCAGTTGTGTTTCCGCGATGGATCGTTTACAAAGCTAAGTATACTTTCTTTACGGGATATCAAACACTTAAATCAGATAGTAATAGAAAAGGGAGCATTGGCAAGCATCCAAGAGCTACTTCTTATCAACTGTGGAGAGTTGAAGACTCTTCCAGAAGGGATTGAATACCTCACTGGACTCCAAGAGCTAGCCTTATTGGAGATGCCAACGGAATTGACAGATAGGTTGACACAAAAAGATGGAAGCGAAGAGTACCGTAGCAAGGTGGGGCACATCCCCATCATCCTGCATGGACAACGTACAGAAGCGGAGGGATTGGTCATGGAACCACTCAACTAG